Proteins encoded together in one Lysinibacillus sp. FSL K6-0232 window:
- a CDS encoding GNAT family N-acetyltransferase — protein MYKVKIVKTKQEHDDAFAIRKKVFVEEQGVPLHLEYDAEDAAATHFIMYEDDKPIGAARLRSIDNTVAKIERVCILQDQRGKKLGALMMKEMESYAISMQIKTLKLHAESYAIPFYEKLGYVVTSPEFMDAGIPHRAMEKKI, from the coding sequence TTGTATAAGGTTAAAATTGTGAAAACAAAGCAAGAGCATGATGATGCATTTGCCATTCGCAAAAAGGTCTTCGTTGAAGAGCAAGGAGTTCCGCTTCATTTAGAATATGATGCAGAGGATGCGGCTGCAACGCATTTTATTATGTATGAGGATGATAAGCCTATTGGAGCAGCACGTTTACGCAGTATTGACAATACTGTAGCAAAAATTGAACGTGTCTGTATTTTACAAGACCAACGCGGTAAAAAGCTTGGCGCTTTAATGATGAAGGAAATGGAGAGCTACGCTATTTCAATGCAGATCAAAACATTAAAGCTTCATGCAGAAAGCTATGCCATCCCATTTTATGAAAAGCTCGGCTATGTAGTAACATCTCCTGAATTTATGGATGCGGGTATCCCACATCGCGCTATGGAGAAAAAAATATAA
- a CDS encoding YjcG family protein, with translation MKYGIVAFPSKKLQDLANTYRKRYDPHYAKITPHMTLKDSFEASEEEIQTIVKQLDELAAKHAPLNIHASRISSFFPTTNAIYFRIEPTEQLAAFQRELQKKIPYGEMKHVFVPHITIAQKMSDSEHDDIFGQLRMTGVDEKDIIDRIHLLYQLEDGSWTTYETFRLSGAE, from the coding sequence ATGAAGTACGGTATTGTGGCATTTCCATCAAAAAAATTGCAAGATTTAGCGAACACGTATCGCAAACGATATGACCCTCATTATGCGAAAATTACTCCGCATATGACGTTAAAGGACAGCTTTGAGGCATCTGAAGAGGAAATTCAGACGATCGTCAAGCAATTGGATGAACTTGCTGCTAAGCATGCACCTTTAAATATTCATGCATCACGCATAAGTTCGTTTTTCCCTACAACAAATGCGATTTACTTCCGCATTGAGCCAACTGAACAATTAGCAGCATTCCAACGCGAACTTCAGAAAAAAATCCCATATGGGGAAATGAAGCATGTCTTTGTTCCACATATTACAATTGCTCAAAAAATGTCAGACTCTGAGCATGATGACATTTTCGGTCAATTACGTATGACAGGCGTTGATGAAAAAGATATTATTGACCGTATTCATCTTTTATATCAATTAGAAGATGGCTCATGGACAACATACGAAACATTCCGTTTATCTGGAGCTGAGTAA
- a CDS encoding alpha/beta hydrolase has protein sequence MDKGTVQDLTFYSAALQEELQLYIYVPANYSPLYKYNILIASDGKDYFQLGGITKLADELIDDYEIENLIIAFVPYKDIKDRRHKYLPSGEQHEAYLRFLAHELVPYLDNEFATYQMGMSRGVIGDSMAATASLMAALKYPSIFGKVILQSPYVDEEVLQAVENFKDPGAISIYHIVGKEENQVVTMDKTVKDFLTPNRQLHDLMIKKGFSIFYDEFDGNHTWKYWKPDLRRALIENFN, from the coding sequence TTGGATAAGGGAACAGTACAGGATTTAACATTTTATAGTGCAGCATTACAGGAAGAATTACAACTCTATATTTATGTTCCTGCAAATTATTCTCCATTATATAAATACAATATTTTAATTGCATCAGATGGAAAAGACTATTTTCAGCTTGGTGGCATTACAAAACTTGCTGATGAATTAATTGATGATTATGAAATTGAAAATTTAATTATCGCCTTTGTACCTTACAAAGATATTAAAGATCGACGTCATAAATATTTGCCAAGCGGTGAACAACATGAAGCCTATTTGCGCTTTTTAGCACATGAGCTTGTGCCCTATTTAGATAATGAGTTTGCCACGTATCAAATGGGAATGAGCCGTGGCGTTATCGGCGACTCAATGGCTGCCACTGCTTCCTTAATGGCTGCATTGAAATACCCAAGCATCTTTGGCAAGGTTATTTTACAATCACCATATGTGGATGAAGAGGTTTTACAAGCCGTTGAAAACTTTAAAGACCCAGGAGCTATTTCAATTTACCATATCGTAGGAAAAGAAGAAAATCAGGTTGTTACAATGGATAAAACGGTCAAAGACTTTTTAACACCAAATCGTCAGCTACATGACCTTATGATAAAGAAAGGGTTTTCTATATTTTATGATGAGTTTGATGGCAATCATACATGGAAATATTGGAAACCAGACCTTCGACGCGCATTAATTGAAAATTTCAATTAA
- a CDS encoding phosphatidylglycerophosphatase A family protein, with the protein MHNKSIRVHSDEVAKAAQAALNRRGVTIEDIAKIVYEMQKSYNEGLTLEHCIHSVERVLRKREVQHALLVGIELDELAEKKLLSSPLQQIVESDEGLFGIDETIALGSVFTYGSIAVTTFGHLDKQKIGIIKKLDTEPGHHVNTFLDDLVASIAASAASRIAHRMRDLEEEGGTFADIEPEELGPKPKSHNEI; encoded by the coding sequence ATGCATAATAAAAGTATACGTGTACACTCTGATGAAGTAGCAAAGGCAGCGCAGGCCGCGTTAAATCGCAGAGGTGTAACGATAGAGGATATCGCTAAAATTGTTTATGAGATGCAAAAATCCTATAATGAGGGCCTAACATTGGAGCATTGTATTCATTCAGTTGAACGTGTATTACGTAAACGAGAAGTACAACATGCTTTATTAGTAGGAATAGAGCTAGATGAACTAGCGGAGAAAAAATTATTATCCTCACCATTGCAGCAAATTGTTGAATCCGATGAAGGTTTATTCGGTATAGATGAAACAATTGCACTAGGTTCTGTTTTTACATATGGCAGCATTGCAGTAACAACTTTTGGTCATTTAGATAAGCAAAAAATAGGGATTATTAAAAAGCTTGATACAGAGCCTGGACATCATGTAAATACATTTTTAGATGATTTAGTTGCTAGTATTGCAGCTTCAGCAGCTTCCCGTATCGCTCATCGCATGCGTGACCTAGAAGAAGAAGGCGGAACATTTGCAGATATTGAACCAGAGGAACTTGGTCCAAAGCCAAAATCACATAATGAAATTTAA
- a CDS encoding thermonuclease family protein: MKMQDIKTLITSGTIILAVALYMIFGKSPAEEDTKTATEQQGIISIEQVEEKTGNKRFDVAYIKAYDGDTLQVTVDDNKQKIRLLMVDTPEMNYNKGEAQPYAEQAKNYTMDLLENAKKIEAVYDVGPEADNYDRLLAYVFVDDVLLQEALLQEGLAAVRFIHKPNNTFEEEFREIQQAAQAAKLNIWSHENYFQKDGFHPEVMN; encoded by the coding sequence ATGAAAATGCAAGATATAAAAACATTAATAACAAGCGGTACGATTATTCTTGCTGTAGCTTTGTATATGATATTTGGCAAATCTCCTGCTGAAGAAGATACAAAAACGGCTACAGAACAACAAGGCATAATCAGTATTGAACAAGTAGAGGAAAAAACAGGGAATAAGCGTTTTGATGTAGCATATATAAAAGCTTATGATGGGGATACCCTTCAGGTGACAGTTGATGATAATAAGCAAAAGATTCGACTGTTAATGGTGGATACGCCAGAAATGAATTATAACAAAGGTGAAGCCCAGCCGTATGCTGAACAAGCGAAGAACTATACAATGGATTTATTGGAAAATGCTAAAAAGATTGAAGCAGTCTATGATGTTGGGCCAGAAGCAGATAATTATGATCGTTTGCTTGCCTATGTTTTTGTAGATGATGTCCTATTGCAGGAAGCCTTATTGCAGGAGGGGCTTGCTGCTGTACGCTTTATTCATAAGCCAAATAATACATTTGAAGAAGAGTTTCGAGAGATTCAGCAAGCAGCACAGGCTGCAAAATTAAATATTTGGTCACATGAGAATTACTTCCAAAAAGATGGCTTCCATCCAGAGGTAATGAACTAA
- a CDS encoding glycine betaine ABC transporter substrate-binding protein, translating to MRSCRLWGIGLAVFCLFVLAACGSTNTETENNANKEINLAYVEWDTEVASTHVVGQVLEDLGYRVTLTPLDNGIMWEALANGEVDGMVSAWLPQTHAPQVEKYNDKIDNLGENLTGAKIGLVVPSYMDVDSIEDLTNQANQTITGIEPGANMMATTENAYQEYPNLKDWHVLTSSAGAMTAALSQAIANNEEIVITGWSPHWIFNAYDLKYLDDPKGLYGVEEYIGTFARNGLQEDDPEAYSVLQNFHWTAEDIESVMFDIMEGMSATDAAKKWIDNNPDKVADWTKDAQA from the coding sequence ATGAGATCTTGTCGATTATGGGGAATAGGGTTAGCTGTTTTTTGTTTGTTCGTTTTAGCTGCATGTGGTTCAACTAATACAGAAACTGAGAATAATGCTAACAAAGAAATTAATTTAGCATATGTAGAATGGGATACAGAGGTTGCCTCTACCCATGTAGTAGGGCAGGTTTTAGAGGATTTAGGCTATCGTGTTACACTTACACCATTAGATAATGGAATTATGTGGGAAGCACTCGCGAATGGAGAGGTCGATGGCATGGTATCTGCTTGGTTACCACAAACACATGCTCCACAGGTAGAGAAATATAACGATAAAATTGATAATCTAGGAGAAAATTTAACAGGTGCAAAAATTGGCTTAGTTGTGCCAAGCTATATGGATGTAGACTCTATCGAAGATTTAACAAATCAAGCCAATCAAACGATTACAGGCATTGAGCCAGGAGCTAATATGATGGCTACAACAGAAAATGCTTATCAAGAATATCCAAATCTAAAAGACTGGCATGTTTTAACGTCTTCTGCTGGTGCAATGACGGCTGCACTTAGCCAAGCCATCGCTAATAACGAAGAAATCGTTATTACAGGTTGGTCACCCCACTGGATTTTTAATGCCTATGATTTAAAATATTTAGATGATCCAAAGGGCTTATATGGTGTTGAGGAGTATATTGGTACATTTGCACGCAATGGCTTACAAGAGGATGATCCTGAAGCATACAGTGTCCTTCAAAATTTCCACTGGACTGCTGAAGATATAGAAAGTGTGATGTTTGATATTATGGAAGGAATGAGTGCCACAGATGCTGCGAAGAAATGGATTGACAACAATCCAGACAAGGTAGCCGACTGGACAAAAGATGCTCAAGCATAA
- a CDS encoding manganese efflux pump has protein sequence MHWITIILIGIAANLDNLGISLAYGIKQVKIPILSNAVIALIAMLVTYVAVTAGSTVVLYISPYIANLLGSLLLCVIGVWTLLSNSFSNQRIAGNPELFDGDKNLVISIREAMALGFVLSANCLAGGIAIGANGISALWMVMSIGVFSFITIGVGSRFGSLLAKTFIGSYSTVIAGWLLIIIGIFEVFAK, from the coding sequence GTGCATTGGATTACGATTATTCTCATAGGCATTGCCGCAAATTTAGATAATTTAGGAATTAGCCTAGCCTACGGAATAAAGCAAGTAAAAATCCCTATTTTATCGAATGCGGTCATTGCTCTGATAGCGATGCTTGTTACATATGTTGCTGTGACAGCTGGTAGCACAGTTGTGTTATATATTTCGCCGTATATAGCCAATTTATTAGGGAGTTTATTATTATGTGTGATCGGTGTGTGGACATTACTATCGAATAGCTTTTCGAACCAACGAATAGCAGGTAATCCTGAATTATTTGATGGGGATAAAAATTTAGTGATTTCGATTCGAGAGGCAATGGCACTTGGCTTTGTTTTATCTGCGAATTGCTTAGCAGGGGGAATTGCGATTGGTGCGAATGGCATTTCTGCCCTATGGATGGTTATGTCGATTGGTGTTTTTTCATTTATTACTATTGGGGTAGGCAGTCGTTTTGGTTCCTTACTAGCCAAAACATTTATCGGTAGCTATTCCACCGTGATTGCAGGATGGCTGCTAATTATTATTGGTATTTTTGAGGTTTTTGCTAAATAG
- a CDS encoding YceI family protein: MAKWNIDLGHSAINFQVKHMMVSKVKGVFDTYSANIEAADLADLTTANISFTIDPASINTRSEDRDNHLKSADFFDTEQYPTITFQSTNIAKKSGDSYAVTGDLTIKGVTKSVTFDTEFNGKGTNPWGQEVYGFEAEATINREDFGLTWNAALETGGVLVGKDIKISVELEVNPA; the protein is encoded by the coding sequence ATGGCAAAATGGAACATCGATTTAGGACACTCAGCAATTAACTTTCAGGTAAAGCATATGATGGTATCAAAAGTAAAAGGTGTATTTGACACATACTCAGCAAATATTGAAGCTGCAGACCTTGCAGATTTAACAACAGCTAACATTAGCTTTACAATTGATCCAGCAAGCATTAATACACGCAGCGAAGATCGTGATAATCACTTAAAATCGGCTGATTTCTTTGATACGGAGCAGTACCCAACAATTACATTCCAATCAACAAATATTGCCAAAAAATCAGGCGATTCATACGCAGTAACAGGTGATTTAACAATTAAAGGTGTTACTAAATCTGTAACATTCGATACAGAATTTAATGGCAAAGGTACAAATCCATGGGGGCAAGAAGTTTATGGATTTGAAGCAGAAGCAACAATTAATCGTGAAGATTTCGGCTTAACATGGAATGCAGCATTAGAAACAGGTGGCGTTCTTGTTGGCAAAGACATTAAAATTTCTGTTGAACTAGAAGTAAATCCAGCTTAA
- a CDS encoding NAD-dependent epimerase/dehydratase family protein, whose amino-acid sequence MNVLVTGGYGFIGSAVGRRFFEEGATVYIIDNLSTGHLRNVDFEHKSYLLNIEDEVCEHLFKEVGFDIVIHCAAQTSIQQSIQEPVKDILTNIVGLSQMLFLSSKYKVKHFVFASSAAVYGDSHYPPLEESDVCEPISMYGLNKSIGETYCEKWQKDYQLPILIYRFANVFGPRQKMHGEAAVIPSMLKSSMEGKPFTIFGTGEQTRDFIYVDDIADAIYAGVSARLQGIYNVSTNEAWSIHQVILLLQHLNHPLEIQYAPARQGDVEHSFLNHDKLTKAIGWKPKVSLAEGIERTLQALQHEKLTEIQQNSG is encoded by the coding sequence ATGAATGTGTTGGTGACAGGTGGTTATGGTTTTATTGGTAGTGCGGTAGGCAGACGTTTTTTTGAAGAAGGTGCAACCGTTTATATTATCGACAATTTAAGTACGGGTCATTTACGAAATGTAGATTTTGAACATAAATCATACCTGTTAAATATTGAGGATGAGGTTTGTGAGCATCTTTTTAAAGAGGTAGGCTTCGATATTGTTATCCATTGTGCAGCACAAACAAGTATTCAGCAATCCATACAGGAGCCAGTAAAGGATATTTTAACAAATATCGTGGGGCTTAGCCAAATGCTCTTTTTATCATCAAAATATAAGGTAAAGCATTTTGTTTTTGCCTCCTCAGCAGCAGTCTATGGAGATAGCCATTACCCGCCATTAGAGGAATCGGATGTTTGCGAGCCGATTTCTATGTACGGCTTAAATAAAAGCATTGGCGAAACCTATTGTGAAAAATGGCAAAAGGATTATCAGCTACCAATTTTAATTTACCGCTTTGCAAATGTTTTTGGGCCAAGACAAAAAATGCACGGTGAAGCTGCAGTAATTCCAAGCATGCTAAAAAGTAGTATGGAGGGAAAACCATTTACGATTTTTGGCACTGGTGAACAAACGCGTGATTTTATTTATGTAGATGATATTGCAGACGCAATTTATGCTGGTGTCAGCGCACGCTTGCAAGGGATTTACAATGTATCTACAAATGAAGCATGGTCGATTCATCAAGTCATCTTATTATTGCAGCATCTCAACCACCCACTTGAAATTCAATATGCGCCAGCACGACAAGGTGATGTTGAACATTCTTTTTTAAATCATGATAAGCTGACAAAAGCGATTGGTTGGAAGCCTAAAGTTTCACTCGCTGAGGGAATTGAACGGACATTGCAGGCACTACAGCATGAAAAATTAACAGAAATTCAACAAAATAGCGGCTAA
- a CDS encoding AAA family ATPase — translation MLVDFSVKNCLSYKDETLFSMVAGSRLRKWKDTHTMQFDSLRLVKSAFIFGPNGSGKSNLFTAIKVLRSLLFNFESLNNVKQLRLPYQPFKLGKQQDKPTEFMISIFLDGILYDYEVQYNATQVLFERLTKTAGTMKEELFARQWDGIEYKYETLHATAQELTKYTRNNTAFLSVLHVFNDPDAIKIFDWFLHKILFLDEANRLSSHPLIRKLEEEPFKKEVMKLLKIADFSIQDVTARRVERREKNTIGYEFDTSEVIQEVDIDLHYLAFDEAGAPIGTDTINWTMDSKGTVRMLHLACVMVDAYNKGKTIFIDEFDTAFHVSICEFLMTIMNSKRNLSNQFVVTSHEIELLDQPLRSDQIWFVNKSFKNESELYSLFDFADLQKKRGDVTYAKRYLKGEFGATPVINEYLSEQYLKEAEVSKQ, via the coding sequence ATGCTTGTAGATTTTAGCGTGAAAAATTGTTTAAGTTATAAAGATGAAACATTATTTTCGATGGTGGCAGGAAGTCGACTTCGTAAATGGAAAGATACACATACCATGCAGTTTGATTCACTTCGTCTTGTGAAAAGCGCCTTTATTTTTGGACCAAATGGCAGTGGAAAATCCAATCTTTTTACCGCCATTAAAGTATTACGTTCCCTATTGTTTAACTTTGAAAGCTTAAATAATGTCAAGCAATTACGTCTGCCTTATCAACCATTTAAATTAGGAAAGCAGCAGGACAAACCAACAGAGTTTATGATTTCTATTTTTTTAGATGGAATATTATATGATTATGAAGTACAGTATAATGCTACTCAAGTTCTTTTTGAGCGTTTAACTAAAACAGCAGGCACAATGAAAGAGGAACTATTTGCTAGACAATGGGATGGCATAGAATATAAATATGAAACATTGCATGCGACAGCACAGGAATTAACAAAATATACACGTAATAATACAGCCTTTTTATCTGTTTTACATGTTTTCAATGATCCAGATGCAATCAAAATATTCGACTGGTTTTTACATAAAATTTTGTTCTTAGATGAAGCGAATCGGTTATCAAGCCATCCTCTTATTCGTAAACTTGAAGAGGAGCCTTTTAAAAAGGAAGTAATGAAGCTTCTTAAAATTGCAGATTTTTCAATTCAAGATGTTACAGCTAGACGTGTGGAGCGCAGAGAAAAAAATACCATTGGCTATGAATTTGACACTTCTGAGGTGATTCAAGAAGTAGATATCGACCTGCATTATTTAGCATTTGATGAAGCGGGTGCACCGATAGGCACGGATACGATTAATTGGACAATGGATTCAAAGGGCACAGTGCGCATGCTGCATTTAGCATGTGTCATGGTAGATGCGTATAATAAAGGAAAGACCATTTTTATCGATGAATTTGATACAGCTTTTCATGTATCAATTTGTGAGTTTTTAATGACGATTATGAATAGTAAGCGCAATTTAAGCAATCAATTTGTTGTAACAAGCCATGAAATCGAGTTGCTAGATCAGCCACTGCGCTCAGACCAAATTTGGTTTGTCAATAAAAGCTTTAAAAATGAATCTGAATTATATTCTTTATTTGATTTTGCAGATTTGCAAAAGAAGCGTGGAGATGTGACATATGCAAAGCGTTATTTAAAAGGAGAATTTGGCGCAACACCTGTGATTAATGAATATTTATCAGAACAATATTTAAAGGAAGCGGAGGTATCGAAGCAGTGA
- a CDS encoding RloB family protein, which translates to MRVRQQGNRTLRKTILIYCEGETERIYFEQMRILKRSKMVSVKIKNVKRSAIKLAQHAYRDSSYQYFDEVWIVFDKDDLTEKQLEEVNTFCEEKNIHIAYTNEAFELWLLLHFEEVDSTEKYPRTVLNDKMEQHLGVKRYFRHKADESIIAPIALRHEVAIKNCANMMALRQTESRDNPYCNVHEMIKYIF; encoded by the coding sequence GTGAGAGTACGTCAACAAGGGAACCGAACACTGCGTAAAACGATTTTAATTTATTGTGAGGGTGAAACGGAGCGCATTTATTTTGAGCAAATGCGTATTTTGAAACGATCAAAAATGGTAAGCGTCAAAATTAAAAATGTGAAACGTTCTGCCATTAAGCTTGCTCAGCATGCATATCGAGATTCTAGCTATCAATATTTTGATGAGGTTTGGATTGTTTTTGATAAGGATGATTTAACAGAAAAGCAGTTGGAGGAAGTGAATACCTTTTGCGAAGAAAAAAATATCCATATTGCTTATACAAATGAGGCATTTGAATTATGGCTGCTGCTACATTTTGAGGAAGTTGATAGTACAGAAAAATACCCAAGAACTGTGTTAAACGATAAAATGGAGCAACATCTTGGCGTCAAGCGTTATTTCCGTCATAAAGCCGATGAATCCATTATTGCTCCTATCGCATTGCGTCATGAGGTAGCCATTAAAAACTGTGCTAATATGATGGCACTAAGGCAAACAGAGAGCCGTGATAATCCGTACTGTAACGTACATGAAATGATAAAATACATATTTTAA
- the yhfH gene encoding protein YhfH: MLENVMEFFRNLPEKTCVECGEKMEEQSECYSHHCENCNTL; the protein is encoded by the coding sequence ATGTTAGAAAACGTTATGGAATTTTTCAGAAATTTACCAGAGAAAACTTGTGTAGAGTGTGGAGAAAAAATGGAAGAGCAAAGTGAATGCTACAGCCATCACTGTGAAAACTGCAACACTTTATAA
- a CDS encoding catalase: MKGDCVDNSKSNQHKHVKDNAKDQQLEAFRVDNDDTRMTTNQGLRVSNDEDSLKAGVRGPTIMEDFHFREKMTHFDHERIPERVVHARGFAAHGEFELYESMKEYTKAGFLQDPKKKTPVFVRFSTVVGSLGSMDTARDVRGFATKFYTDEGNYDLVGNNIPVFFIQDAMKFPDLIHAVKPEPHNEMPQAASAHDTFWDFVANNQEIAHMVMWVMSDRAIPRSFRMMEGFGVHTFRFVNDKGRSRFVKFHWKPVLGVHSLVWDEAQIIAGKDPDFQRRDLWESIEIGDYPEYELGIQILEPEDEFKFDFDILDATKLWPEELIPVKIIGKMTLNRNVDNVFAETEQVAFHPGNVVPGIDFTNDPLLQGRLFSYLDTQLIRLGGPNFTEIPINRPICPVHNNQRNGFNRQAINVGKVSYHKNSLANNTPATSTAKEGGYVHYEEKVEGRITRARSKSFDDHFSQARLFWNSMSQPEKQHIIDAFSFEVGKVKSKSVRQQVVDMFAHVDKALATTVADNVGVNRPSGEQSKVTASSPALSQANTVKLPYTLKVGVLIGDGFDANEVGEVLKHLTRQGVRYSIVADRLGVITSNSGVQLTANETFITTDAVLFDALYIVGVRANNQAKFNTHIVNYINEAYRHYKPLGFATTGTAFFNMSNANIGPGIILATGNKDFAKKFVAAIAQQRFWQRNIY, from the coding sequence ATGAAAGGGGATTGCGTGGATAACTCAAAGTCAAATCAACACAAACATGTAAAGGATAATGCAAAGGATCAGCAATTAGAGGCATTTCGTGTTGACAATGATGATACAAGGATGACAACGAATCAAGGGTTAAGAGTGTCCAATGACGAGGACTCACTGAAGGCAGGTGTTCGGGGTCCTACCATTATGGAGGATTTTCATTTTAGGGAAAAAATGACTCATTTTGACCATGAACGAATTCCAGAGCGAGTTGTACATGCAAGAGGCTTTGCTGCGCACGGGGAATTTGAATTATATGAATCAATGAAGGAGTATACAAAGGCAGGCTTTTTGCAGGACCCGAAAAAGAAAACCCCTGTATTTGTAAGATTTTCGACAGTTGTTGGTAGCTTAGGCTCAATGGATACAGCGAGAGATGTCCGTGGATTTGCGACAAAATTTTATACAGATGAAGGAAATTATGATTTAGTGGGAAATAATATTCCTGTCTTTTTTATTCAGGATGCGATGAAGTTTCCAGATTTAATTCATGCAGTAAAGCCTGAACCACATAATGAAATGCCACAAGCAGCTTCTGCCCATGATACATTTTGGGATTTTGTAGCGAATAATCAGGAAATTGCCCATATGGTGATGTGGGTAATGTCTGACCGAGCTATTCCACGAAGCTTTCGTATGATGGAAGGCTTTGGTGTACACACATTCCGTTTTGTTAATGATAAAGGAAGATCAAGGTTTGTGAAATTTCATTGGAAGCCCGTACTTGGTGTGCATTCACTTGTTTGGGATGAGGCACAAATCATTGCAGGAAAAGATCCTGATTTTCAACGTCGAGATTTATGGGAATCCATTGAAATCGGTGATTATCCAGAATACGAGCTTGGTATTCAAATACTGGAACCAGAGGATGAATTTAAGTTTGATTTTGACATTTTAGATGCTACAAAGCTTTGGCCAGAGGAGCTAATACCCGTAAAGATAATTGGTAAAATGACTTTAAACCGCAATGTCGATAATGTTTTTGCTGAAACAGAGCAAGTTGCTTTTCATCCGGGAAATGTTGTCCCGGGTATTGATTTTACTAATGATCCACTATTACAGGGTCGCCTTTTCTCCTATTTAGATACACAGTTAATTCGTTTAGGAGGACCGAATTTTACAGAAATTCCGATTAATCGCCCTATCTGCCCTGTCCATAATAATCAACGTAATGGCTTTAATCGACAGGCAATTAATGTAGGGAAGGTCAGCTATCATAAAAATTCACTAGCCAATAATACGCCTGCCACTTCAACGGCAAAAGAGGGAGGCTATGTTCATTACGAGGAAAAGGTTGAAGGTCGCATTACTAGAGCGCGCAGTAAATCCTTTGATGATCATTTCTCACAGGCGCGGTTATTTTGGAATAGTATGTCCCAGCCTGAAAAGCAGCATATTATTGATGCCTTTAGCTTTGAGGTCGGAAAAGTGAAAAGTAAATCCGTTCGTCAGCAAGTAGTGGATATGTTTGCTCATGTCGATAAAGCACTAGCTACAACGGTAGCAGACAATGTTGGTGTGAATCGTCCTAGTGGAGAGCAGTCCAAGGTAACAGCCTCATCGCCTGCACTGAGTCAAGCCAATACAGTAAAATTACCTTATACGCTGAAAGTAGGTGTTTTAATTGGGGATGGCTTTGATGCAAACGAGGTTGGAGAGGTATTAAAACATTTAACAAGGCAGGGCGTGCGCTACAGCATTGTTGCTGATCGACTAGGCGTAATCACAAGCAATAGCGGTGTTCAATTAACAGCAAACGAAACATTTATCACGACAGATGCAGTATTATTTGATGCACTCTATATTGTTGGTGTAAGAGCAAATAATCAAGCTAAATTTAATACACATATTGTCAATTATATTAATGAAGCATATCGACACTATAAGCCGCTTGGATTCGCTACAACAGGCACAGCCTTTTTTAATATGTCGAATGCAAATATTGGTCCCGGTATTATTTTAGCAACAGGCAACAAAGACTTTGCCAAAAAATTTGTAGCTGCCATTGCTCAACAACGATTTTGGCAACGAAATATTTATTAA